In the Pseudorasbora parva isolate DD20220531a chromosome 23, ASM2467924v1, whole genome shotgun sequence genome, one interval contains:
- the LOC137063048 gene encoding protein mono-ADP-ribosyltransferase PARP14-like, protein MDEHYPIVVEGDLGPEHSKSVKNKLHIHFQSKKKSQGGDCVVQYDKNNSATILFKSPDIRDAVLSQEEHNITIDGHQIKLKVYKPSGVEEQAASTGQTVDQACGYQEPIQSVPQTDLDVKKPHESSAVVLENLPKDIKQDVLALLVENITSLSEKDFTLELIPELSKAVVTFKVPSKAGKFLDDCRTHEKFKKKNLRASALERSTCVRVENLPAEANNNEMLLELYFEKYAGPVEEVKTIPSENAAIITFKEEEAKEKVLKRENNIFNVPVKIYPYFKSLDMVLYGGNRPHLKLPEPFTVSVHPSIREFLLKKGEISSIKDQMSSHFCQINMDKPEALLSPDPVLLKQKGVSRRHIDGWSKNACDAFKNILSNYTTSEWPVSHLLWSKVESGVKELVKDQVFTDMDASKGILTLAGMTHEITGLKTIMEKILESAKNQMETHKNSVTEHIEISPVMYFLLERDGLKSVASPHLHIDYNKKINILIVSGLHTEALAFKNWVLEKKINMKQKPLKMYYSIMLFLRSVDSDEMSTDLFISHGITAVYTVENGEVVVTGSTEKALDQAEKRMKKVLASKDLLVRDQGVLQRPEWQDLKKRLENSFNTSKKRSVSVNLSQRGKVIVTGFREPVMEVSANLGRFIEEHTRIEETVRVKSHAAVEFIKDKKSQDWQHLMKSDEVKVIFDSKRPWIKLSGERIFVQPAMNLFKMLTESLYTDTLIIKKAGAKKYFMEQGKIMFSMMLKEKRFVVVLQEDYMLEQEEDEFPERSFKDFGQAFCEVRIPGGVTVTVRMADICKLSVDAVVNAANEDLKHIGGVAFALLQAAGPCLQQYCDKHTKVNGPLKPGDAVITEAGRLPCKYVVHAVGPRFSDSDRRTTEQSLRRAVRESLNQASSKKCSSIAIPVISSGIFGCPLDLCTESIAKEVCEYIEDHILRDSRSTLTEIQLVDNNVSSVNAMAQAVRKEFAAYNPKMTLPHQTKPHESSKYGQGNRARGRGRGHGRGRGHEHGYGHGNAYRGRGNDGQRNQAFENPKGPGNRDFEGQEHSSSGGRSDKSEGLSVLETKTTKEGLKIILNKGNIQDARADIIVNTISEDLDLSKGAVSKALLQTAGHQLQSEITTAARSRNVSYGDMVITDGYRLKCQKVFHVVCPFWKQGSEDRVLIQIIRDCLRKADTQGMASVAFPAIGTGNLGFPKDLVARIMLTEVQEFNSTSLREVTVIVHPSDKESIRCFTSIFRHGIQGPITKGAHQHSMPKVSDKSAQTSGLAGKVSSPSLGVHIMQMGRVTLEVSSGDITKEKTDAIVNSSNPTFSLKAGVSKAILDAAGLQVEQECSKIVGSSKMQQSEIMTSAGNLPCGKIIHIIGRNDPSEIKDTVSSVLKLCELRQITSVAFPALGTGLGGAKPADVADAMVDAVVDFVKKKKPVHVRFVKFLIFQTSMVADFHQSMVRRSGEKEEDKSMRTKIKESPTNEKSVMVVEEIEPAVFQLCGETPEDLREASNMLNSLIVRELRTMPIRDPAIAHFTREDVEMLNAMQREFTVSVQLEKKGQDSVVTLEGLTRDVYSAESRIRDTIRKVERNEEERNMAFMVSTIVKWKYQEDGRSVKHFDVLTNLMLEQALQKRQPSVRIMINNDEYDADLVNYKATRGAMSITLIRVDL, encoded by the exons ATGGACGAACATTATCCCATCGTTGTCGAGGGAGACTTGGGGCCTGAACACTCTAAAAGTGTGAAAAATAAACTTCATATCCACTTCCAGAGCAAGAAGAAATCTCAGGGAGGAGACTGCGTCGTGCAATATGACAAGAACAACTCTGCTACGATTCTGTTCAAATCACCTGACA TCCGAGATGCCGTACTCTCCCAGGAAGAACACAATATTACTATTGATGGACACCAAATCAAGCTGAAAGTGTACAAACCCAGCGGTGTAGAGGAACAAGCAGCCAGCACTGGACAAACA GTGGACCAGGCATGTGGATATCAGGAACCAA TTCAGAGTGTTCCTCAAACTGATTTGGATGTGAAGAAGCCTCACGAGTCAAGTGCTGTGGTCCTGGAGAACCTTCCAAAGGATATTAAACAAGATGTTTTGGCACTTTTGGTGGAGAACATTACAAGTCTTTCTGAAAAGGACTTTACCTTGGAATTAATACCAGAATTAAGTAAAGCAGTTGTGACTTTTAAAGTTCCTAGCA AGGCAGGAAAGTTCCTTGATGACTGCAGGACGCATGAAAAGTTCAAAAAGAAGAATCTGAGGGCCAGTGCACTGGAGAGAAGCACATGTGTGCGGGTGGAGAATCTTCCAGCTGAGGCCAACAACAACGAGATGTTGCTGGAACTATATTTTGAGAAATATGCTGGTCCAGTAGAGGAAGTTAAAACAATTCCATCAGAAAATGCAGCCATTATTACCTTTAAGGAGGAAGAAG CTAAAGAGAAAGTTTTGAAGCGAGAGAATAACATCTTTAATGTTCCAGTGAAGATATATCCCTACTTTAAATCACTGGATATGGTCTTGTATGGTGGCAACAGACCACATTTGAAGCTGCCTGAACCCTTTACAGTCAGtgtacatccatccatcagagAGTTCCTCCTCAAGAAAGGAGAGATTTCTTCTATTAAAGACCAGATGAGCTCACACTTCTGTCAAATAAACATGGACAAACCTGAAGCTTTGCTCAGTCCTGATCCAGTATTACTGAAACAGAAAGGAGTTAGCAGAAGACACATTGATGGCTGGAGTAAGAATGCCTGTGATGCCTTCAAGAATATACTCTCAAACTACACAACGTCTGAGTGGCCGGTGTCACACCTCTTATGGTCTAAAGTGGAGAGTGGTGTTAAGGAACTGGTGAAAGATCAGGTTTTTACTGATATGGATGCCTCTAAAGGGATCCTGACACTGGCGGGGATGACCCATGAGATAACTGGACTGAAAACCATCATGGAGAAAATTTTAGAGAGTGCAAAAAATCAAATGGAGACACATAAAAACAGTGTGACAGAGCATATAGAGATATCTCCTGTCATGTACTTTCTGCTTGAAAGAGATGGCCTGAAAAGTGTCGCTTCTCCACACCTGCACATTGActacaacaaaaaaattaacataCTAATTGTATCAGGTCTTCATACAGAAGCACTTGCCTTCAAGAATTGGGTTCTTGAgaagaaaataaatatgaagcAGAAGCCCTTAAAGATGTACTATTCAATCATGTTGTTCCTGAGATCAGTGGATTCTGATGAAATGTCCACAGATCTCTTTATATCTCATGGAATAACTGCTGTCTACACGGTCGAAAATGGAGAGGTTGTTGTGACTGGGAGCACAGAAAAAGCACTTGATCAGGCGGAGAAAAGGATGAAAAAGGTTCTTGCATCCAAAGACCTCCTTGTAAGAGATCAGGGTGTCCTTCAAAGGCCAGAGTGGCAAGATCTCAAAAAACGACTGGAAAATTCATTCAATACTTCCAAAAAGAGATCTGTGTCTGTAAATCTTTCACAAAGGGGCAAAGTAATAGTGACTGGATTCAGAGAACCAGTGATGGAGGTCAGTGCGAACTTAGGACGGTTCATTGAAGAGCACACTAGAATTGAAGAAACAGTTCGTGTCAAATCACATGCGGCAGTTGAATtcataaaagacaaaaaatcACAAGACTGGCAGCATTTAATGAAGTCTGATGAGGTGAAAGTGATTTTTGATTCAAAGAGACCCTGGATCAAACTGTCTGGAGAGCGTATATTTGTCCAGCCAgctatgaatttatttaaaatgttgacAGAATCTCTCTACACTGACACACTGATCATTAAAAAGGCAGGAGCCAAGAAGTACTTCATGGAACAGGGTAAAATTATGTTCTCAATGATGTTGAAGGAAAAAAGATTTGTGGTGGTGCTCCAGGAAGATTACATGCTGGAACAGGAGGAGGATGAATTTCCTGAACGCAGTTTTAAAGATTTTGGCCAGGCCTTTTGTGAAGTTCGTATACCAGGTGGAGTAACTGTTACTGTCAGGATGGCAGACATTTGCAAGCTCAGTGTTGATGCTGTGGTCAATGCTGCTAATGAAGATCTGAAGCACATTGGTGGTGTAGCTTTCGCACTTCTTCAAGCTGCTGGACCATGTCTACAGCAATATTGTGACAAACACACAAAAGTAAACGGTCCTCTGAAACCTGGAGATGCTGTCATCACTGAAGCTGGCCGTCTTCCCTGTAAATATGTGGTGCATGCTGTTGGACCTCGCTTCAGTGATTCAGACAGACGAACCACCGAACAAAGCCTGAGACGTGCTGTGAGGGAAAGTTTGAACCAGGCGTCGAGCAAAAAGTGCTCCTCCATTGCAATTCCAGTCATTAGTTCAGGGATATTTGGTTGTCCTCTTGATCTTTGCACTGAATCAATCGCGAAGGAAGTGTGTGAGTACATCGAAGATCATATCCTCAGAGACTCCAGGAGCACATTAACTGAGATTCAGTTAGTTGACAATAATGTCAGTTCTGTGAATGCCATGGCTCAGGCTGTCAGAAAGGAGTTTGCTGCTTATAACCCTAAAATGACTTTACCTCATCAAACTAAACCACATGAGTCTAGTAAATATGGACAAGGCAATCGTGCCCGCGGTCGTGGTCGTGGTCATGGTCGTGGTCGTGGACATGAACATGGATATGGACATGGAAACGCCTATCGCGGTCGTGGAAATGATGGCCAAAGAAACCAAGCATTTGAAAATCCCAAAGGCCCTGGTAACAGAGACTTTGAAGGACAGGAACATTCAAGTTCTGGTGGCAGATCAGATAAATCTGAAGGGTTGAGTGTTCTTGAGACCAAAACTACAAAAGAAGGACTAAAAATCATTCTGAACAAAGGGAACATCCAGGATGCACGT GCTGATATCATTGTAAACACTATATCGGAGGACTTGGACCTCAGTAAAGGTGCCGTCTCCAAAGCACTTCTTCAGACTGCTGGTCATCAGCTCCAGTCAGAAATCACCACAGCTGCTCGCTCACGCAATGTCTCTTATGGTGATATGGTCATCACAGATGGTTATAGACTGAAATGTCAAAAAGTCTTCCATGTAGTCTGTCCATTTTGGAAACAAGGCTCAGAAGATAGG GTACTCATTCAGATCATTAGAGATTGCCTGAGAAAAGCAGATACCCAGGGAATGGCTTCAGTCGCCTTCCCAGCGATCGGCACTGGGAATCTCGGTTTTCCTAAAGATCTGGTGGCTAGAATCATGCTGACAGAAGTCCAGGAATTTAACTCTACAAGTCTTCGAGAGGTAACCGTGATTGTGCACCCTTCTGACAAGGAGAGCATTCGG TGCTTTACCAGCATCTTTAgacatgggattcagggtcccATCACAAAAGGAGCACATCAACATTCAATGCCAAAAGTTTCTGACAAGTCAGCTCAGACCTCTG GGCTGGCTGGCAAAGtctcctctccctctctcgGGGTGCACATTATGCAGATGGGTCGAGTGACTCTGGAGGTTTCATCAGGAGACATAACTAAAGAAAAAACTGATGCCATCGTCAACTCCTCAAATCCGACATTTTCTCTGAAAGCAG GAGTGTCAAAGGCCATTTTAGATGCTGCTGGATTACAAGTGGAACAGGAATGTTCAAAGATTG TGGGATCATCAAAGATGCAGCAGTCAGAGATTATGACCTCAGCTGGGAACCTGCCGTGTGGAAAGATCATCCATATTATTGGACGCAATGATCCATCTGAAATAAAGGATACTGTTTCGTCTGTTCTGAAGTTATGCGAGTTACGCCAGATTACTTCTGTTGCTTTTCCAGCTCTTGGCACCG GTCTAGGTGGTGCAAAACCAGCTGACGTTGCAGATGCAATGGTTGATGCAGTTGTTGactttgtgaagaaaaagaaaCCGGTGCATGTCAGGTTTGTGAAGTTTCTTATTTTCCAGACGAGCATGGTTGCAGACTTCCACCAAAGCATGGTCAGAAGATCTGGTGAGAAAGAAGAGGATAAAAGTATGCGTACCAAAATTAAAG AATCTCCCACAAATGAAAAGTCTGTGATGGTGGTTGAGGAAATTGAGCCAGCTGTGTTCCAACTGTGTGGAGAGACACCAGAGGACCTGAGGGAAGCCAGCAACATGCTCAACAGCTTAATTGTACGGGAGCTTAGGACCATGCCAATCCGTGATCCAGCCATTGCTCATTTCACCAGAGAGGATGTAGAAATGCTGAAcgccatgcagagggagttcACAGTCAGTGTCCAACTTGAGAAGAAAGGCCAAGACTCTGTCGTCACATTGGAGGGACTGACAAGGGACGTTTACAGTGCAGAGAGTCGTATTCGGGACACGATCCGTAAGGTGGAAAGAAATgaagaagaaagaaatatgGCATTTATGGTCAGCACTATAGTTAAGTGGAAATATCAGGAGGATGGACGCAGCGTCAAACACTTTGATGTGCTGACAAATTTAATGCTGGAACAAGCCTTGCAGAAGAGACAGCCTTCAGTGAGAATCATGATAAACAATGATGAATATGATGCTGATTTAGTGAACTATAAGGCCACAAGAGGGGCAATGAGTATTACACTGATTAGAGTAGATCTGTAA